TTAAAAATAAACGATTTCGATTTGAAAAACAAATGCGTACATTTTATTGAAGAAGCAAAAAAATGGCACACTAAGCGACTCACGCCGGAAGTTATCTATGCAATCGATGTTTATATACGTGAATACCATCTTAAAGCAGACAATTATTTCGGGGAGAGTGTATAAGAATGGACGCTATGAAGCACAGCAATCAGTGAAAT
This window of the Planococcus versutus genome carries:
- a CDS encoding tyrosine-type recombinase/integrase encodes the protein MYQEDQYAHLTQVRGKSAIDKKELTDMLDRLPIRAKAICLVNLITANRPSEMVRLKINDFDLKNKCVHFIEEAKKWHTKRLTPEVIYAIDVYIREYHLKADNYFGESV